The Falco cherrug isolate bFalChe1 chromosome 18, bFalChe1.pri, whole genome shotgun sequence sequence tttttaaattttttttttttttttttttaaaaaaagcaagccttAAGCACACGCAGGCAGCCCCTGTGCCGCGTGGCTTCTGTGGCAGGGGGGGGAGCGAGggtggccaccagccccccccTCCAGTTTTAGCCGTTTTTTTAGACGCATCGGGGCGGGCACAGCGGAAGAAAAGAGGTTTTGGTGGTTGGTAAAGCTGGGAGGTGCAAGAGAAAACGGTTGGTCTGATGCTCGAGTGTCTCAAACGAACGTATTTCCACCGCTTCTCGCGGCAGCCTCTACCACGAGCCGTgtgacagttaaaaaaaaaaccaaccccaaaacaaaaccaaaaccccacagcaaGGCGCCACTGCCGGGGTTTTTACGCCTCGCCCCGATGAATAAAATGAGTTACAAGGTGGTGGGAGCCCCTTTTTCTCCCAATCCCACAAGAAAGCAGCGCTCTCCATCCTTCCCCCGCCCAGGGGAGCACGGAGGTGGTGGGTATCGCAATGCCAAGTGCGCCCGGGGGGTCTTCcaggtttgttttgggggggggtctGCAGGGGGGACAGCATCAGCGTAGCCCAGATCCATTAAACTCCACTTTTTtccacccccttccccctcggcacaggcactgcagctccGGACCAGAAGGAATTTTCTCCCCTGCTCGCTGTAAGAGGGAAGAACTCGAGGGCAGAAGCGCTTCGGATGGAAAACCCAgcttgttttattaaaaaaaaaaaaaaaaaaaaaaggaaaaaaaaaagggagggggcaggatcctgcgggttttttttccttctgcttgggGCAGATGAGAAAAGGAACATCCTCATGCACagacccccccccctcctcctcctggccagGAATCCAGGCAggattccccccctccccatgagaaaagcatccaaaaaaccacccccaaaccccccagcTCGCAGGTTTTAAGCTTCTCCGTCTATTTTCTGCCCCACAGAGGCACTGGGCTCACTGCAGAGCaaggtgggggcggggggaatcTCTCCCCCGGGGGGCTCACAGAGCCAGGATGGGGGGGAGTTTTCTACCCCGGGGGGCTGACGGAGCCAGGATGGGGGGATCTCACGGAGCCagggagggtggggggcaggaATCTCTCCCCCGGGGGGGCTCACAaagccggggcggggggacaaTCTCTCCCCCGGGGGGGCTCACGGAGCCAGGAGGGGAATCTCTGCCTGGGGGGCTCACTAAGctggttgggggggggaaatctTTCCCCCGAGGGGGGGCTCACAAAGctggttggggggggggaatcttTCCCCCAGGGGGGGTCACAGAGCcgagggggaggggagggggaatctctgccccggggggggctcACAGAGCCAGGGCGAGGGGGAATCTCTGCCCCGGGGGGGCTCACAGAGCCGGGGCGAGGGGGAATCTCTGCCCCAGGGGGGCTCACAGAGCTGGGAGCGGGGGGATCTCTGCCCCGGGGGGGCTCACAGAGCCGGGCAGAGATTCCCCCTCGCCCCCGGGGGGGCTCACGGAGCCGGGGCGAGGGGGAATCTCTGCCCCGGGGAGGCTCGCGGAGCCGGGAATctctgccccgggggggggctCGCGGAGCCGGGAATctctgccccgggggggggctCGCGGAGCCGGGAATctctgccccgggggggggctCGCGGAGCCGGGAATctctgccccggggggggggcttgCGGAGCCAGGAATCTCTGCCCCGGGGGGTGAATTCCAGCCGCCAAAGCTCACTCACCACTCGAGACCATCCAGCTGACGCAGTAGCGGGGGAAGACGGTCTGCGGGTTGTCGCTGTAGGTCAGCAAGTAGTCGAAACCGttctgggaaaggagaaggggagtgagcctgagctggcaggggaaCCACCGCATCCCCCCCTCAATTCCCTTCAGGGCCCGTCGCATCCCGCGGGGATCGCGCTGCCGGCTCCGCAGGGCATGGATTGAAGTGAGGAAGCGACACGCACCCATAAAAACCCAGTGGAAGCACACCAGGAGCGtttttggaggaggaggtgtCGTTCCCCCAGCCCTCCACTGACCCAGCACTCTCTCCTCAGGCTCTGGATACCCCGTGACAACTTTTTCTAAGAGCATCAAGCGCCAGGGATGAGACTCAGGAAGCTCCAGGCTTTTTAGAAGGAGCCCGGTGCTCCGACGCGGCGCGTGTAGCTCTCCAGGAGCACCACGCTCCTGCAGGAAAACTCCCGGGACAGAGCTACAAATCCTTCCAGAGCCACACGTGgaaagtttggttttgtttttggtttgcttttttttttttttttttttttttacccccccAAAGGGAAGACTCATCCCTCTTTTCCAACTCTGGACTGGGATTGCGGCCAGAGAAGGAACAGTTCCCCCTGGGAGCAGGAACAGGAGCGCCCTGGTTCCCTGCCCATTCCCAAAATGTACCTCGTCAAAGGTTTTGTGGGGACGGATGACCATTTGGGATTCATAGGTCCTAACCCGCACGTACTCGGGATCTTCAGGGACACTGGGATGCTCCACTGCCctggaggggagaagagaagggagcAGCACACGGTGAGCTCCGGGCGGGGGCTACGCCGAGCGCCTGCCGACTTTTCGGCGGTGGAAAGGCGGTTTCCAGCCCAGAGCATCGAGACGGATCCCTGAGGTTTTGAGATGATTCAAGAAAAAACCTCACGGAATTTATACCCAGCTCCCAACTTTTGTTTTCGGGATGGGAGACGGCAGAAAGCCGGCGGGATGTCAGACCAGGAATACCCACCGGGAGACTAGGACCATCAGGTTGTTCTCCTTGTCTACACTGTACCGTCGAACGTAGACGTAGTCCCGCGAGTACATCGGGtactggggaagggaaaaaccAGGCATCAGCCCCGCTGCCGGCCGTTTGCCTGGGCTAAAGAGAATCACTTTAGTGGGAAAAAGGAACCACTCACCGGGAAATGAGTGACCCAGTGAATCACTTCCGATCCAGTGGCCAGGTCTCTCTCGATGACGTCCAGTTTGATGACCAGCGAGTCCCACTTCTTCCTATATTCAGTGTCCAGCTGACAAGAAAGAGAGGCTGAGTCACCAAAAAGTCCGAGAGCGGCGTTAAAGGAAGGTAAACCAGCCCTTTCCCTCGCCCTGGGGGAACAAGCTGCATCACCGTCAGGCGTTTTACCCACCGGGAAATTATTAAACACTCTGAAAGTCACCAGAAGAGGAAgcgcaggggctggcagggagcgaGCAAGGACCGGGACCCCGCCGCGCTCCCAGCCCACGAGATCCCTCACTCccagcggggccgggcagcAAACCCCCCCATCAGGGCTGGGAATAACTCCGATCTCCACTGGGATCAGCTCCCCGTCGTGTAAACggtccaaagggaagggaacagtcacccttcccctcccccacccctccggCAGGGGCTGTATGTCAGTTCTAACACACACCGCCTCACCTGTACGTTGAAGAACTGCCGGGGAGTCACATCCGTGTACGAGCCAAACACTGCGGGAAAGAGAAAGGTTTTAGTCCCAGGCACGAGCACGTTTTTAACTCGTCGCAGcaagattaaaagcaaaaagcattttctaaggcaggtggcagggctgggagcactCCGAAGGGGGCACGGGACGTGCAGAAAGGGATGCAAAGGATGACAATTCCCACTTTTTCCGGTTTCCTATAAATACAGCGATGCAGGAGGCACAACCCCCAGGGACTCAGCGCCCGAAAACCGAGCTACAGGCAGCGTGCGGGGCGCCCAGTTACCTCGGTACTGGTATAAGTGGGTGCCCTCAATCGGCCGCCGCCAAAGCTTAAAGTGCTTCTTGTCCATGATCAtctcccagggctgctccccgGGGACGGCGACTGCCTCTCGCTCCGATTTGGGCTCCGACCGTTGATACTCGCCCGGGCTGCTGGCCTGGAACAGGCTGGATATGTTCTCCATGTGCTTCATCtcctgtgcagagctgggggaagacaaaaaaccaaaacctcgTTGGAATTGTCCTGCTACAGAGCCCCCCAGGACCGGCAAAAAGCTTTCCAGCACCATCCAGGCTTCACGTAGATGGATTCTGTCATGGGAAGGGCAACCTGGGCATGGAAAACCCACCCCTGcaaccttttccttttgtcctaAAGGTCTCGTGCTTAAATATATtatacagcattaaaaaatcatactaaaaaaaaaaaaaaatcccaccacgGTGTGTTCGGGGGGGGCTTCCCACCTGGGAAACCCAGCCTGGGGTGGAATGCCACAGGTGGGGAATCCCAAAGCCCTTACAGCACCGCGGAACgtcaccagcagcaccaggatgGGCTGCAGGGCTCATTCCttgaggaagaagggaaaaatcccGCGGGATGGTAGCGGTGGCGTTGCGCTGGTTGCTGCTCAGGGAAAGTTCTTCCTACGGATGGGAAGtgtttctccccccaccccagtgggATCCGGTGGACAATCCACTCTCCATCCTTGGCAAATATCAGCTTTTCCACaacgaggggaaaaaaaaaaaaaaaaaaaaacaaccccacaacaaaaaaactccGCAGCAGTCGCCGCCGGACGCTCGCAAataaagatttgttttcctggctGAATCAAACGGAAGCTGAGCGGGATGGAAATAGGGTAGATTTAAGGAAAAAGGAGGATTTGGGGATTGAGGGCACCGAGTCATTCGCAGGATTGAGATTTGGGGTGCGAGAGGAAgcggggagggaaggagggggtgCCCCCCCCCGGCTCTTTGAGGGTGTGAGAGCCCAAGGGACGAGAAGCAAATCGCTGCCCGCAGCCAGAACTCCCAGGGCAGCAAACGGGAACGGCGGCGTCTCCTGCGAGAGGGAAGGAGACAggagcgggggaggggggctccCCGGACCACCAACCCCCCCAGTTTCGGCATCCTTCACCTTCAGAAACTAGAACTGGGTTCAGATGCCGGGTGTCAAAAATACAGGGGAAGAGAAGAGGCCAGGTAAACCTCTCCCCACCAGCTAAACCCCTTCGAGCCGCAGCTTCAGCCCCCCCCGAACAAACCACCAGAGAGGAACGGCCGGTTTGTCTGCACCTGGAGTCCTTCACCTCAAGGGAGGAGGATCACCCACTGCCTGCAGCGCTTTCGGCCCTCCTGGCAGCGCCTGAAGACACTAATTATATCAAAGTAATTAACGTCAGCCAGAATTAAAGCACCGATTTGTAACCTGCAAGGCAGGTCTTGCTGGTCTGGTTGAACTAATGTGCACAGTCCCTGGAAATCACCAAGttcccagccccccccccgcgatGGGTCTGAAAGCTCCGCTGGACAAATGGGACCCACAAACCCACCTTTCCCCAGGTTTGGGGGGGCGCAGCTCCAGcgtgaccccccccccccccccgccccgaacACTCCCCtgcgccccccagcccctccttcCCACCTGTGGTTTGGTCACGACAGCCTTCGCTCCGTCCCTCCCTGAACCAGCTCCTCTCAGCCACGTGGCAAAACCCAAACGGGCTGGATTAGCCAACTGGGATGGGGCGGCAGAGGGCACGGAGCTGGGAAATCGGGACTGGGAGACCTTCCCAAGCTGGATCATCTCCATCCCTGCGGCCCGGCTGCTCCACGGAGGGCAgcaggatgggctgggataAAACCAGGGCAGGGAGCAAATCCCCCGCGCTCCTGCTTTGCCACCTCCATCCTCAGCGGAGAGGAGCTGGAAACAGCCACGGGATTTATCCGCAGCAACgcaccaggctgctcccaggcTCGTCCCTCCACGAGAAACAAAACCCCGAGAAAGGGGCACAGTACGGCCACACCTGGAAATCaacccttccttcccccccagcGTTCGAACGGCGAGAGCTTCGGCGGTCTCGCTGCGAGAGCATCCTCCCACCTGCTCGTTTTCACTTCGAAATGAAGCTCCTGCCCGGAGGTGGCggctcccagcctggcagcaaaGCTCTCACCCCAGCAGAGGCTCCACCACCCCCGTGGAGGACGAGGCGCCTTCGTcagccagcagctgaaggaCGGGCGGACACCATCAGCCGTTTCCCTGGCCGGTGTCCAGCCCCGGCCACGTTGATGCCACCGCCGGGGACGGCGGGAGGTGACACCAGCCACGGCACAGAGCTCTCCTCGGCTATTTCTGACCCCCCCCCCGTGACGGTTACGAACCACCGCGCCAGATGGTGGGGATGGCACCGCCAGAGCGAGGATTTTGGTGTTACCAAGAAAAACACGCCAAGAGCCTCCCGCGGAGTTCGACgaggagagctgggaggggaagggaaagacgATACCAAAGCCGGGAGCTATTTTAAACCCTGGGAAGAGGCAGGCACAGCTCCCTGGCAGATGCGAAGCCACCAGCTGAGCTCACCGGGAAGAGTTTTACCACACAGTTTTATCCTGCTGATTTCTTTCCGCCATCATTTCGGCGTAATCCCACCcgtcttgtaaaaaaaaaaaaacaaaaccaacaaacataAATACATCGGCCGTCAAAGAGAGAAGAGCACAGCTCTGGCACGCCGAGACCTCCCACGGCCCCAACTCCTTGTAAGGATGAGGGAAGACTTCGCCGAGGACTTTATCGCTCCCGCAATTAGCCTGAAGCCTAACGAGCCGTGACAGAGTAAACAGAATAAGGAGAAAGTAAAGAGTATTGaggaataagaaaaacaaacgTCCCGTTGCCTGGTGAAGCCAAGCGGGAGAGGATTGGGCTTGAGAAGCCCTGAAATTAAGGTGAGGATGCTCAAAACACCAAGGAGTAACCTTGAAGGAGACCTACTCCGCTTTTAATCCCAGGCCTAAGCCAAGCCCTGCTGAGCCCACTGGAAAACATCAGGCAGGATTTATCCGCAGCGCTGGGACCCCAAA is a genomic window containing:
- the STARD7 gene encoding stAR-related lipid transfer protein 7, mitochondrial isoform X2; translated protein: MKHMENISSLFQASSPGEYQRSEPKSEREAVAVPGEQPWEMIMDKKHFKLWRRPIEGTHLYQYRVFGSYTDVTPRQFFNVQLDTEYRKKWDSLVIKLDVIERDLATGSEVIHWVTHFPYPMYSRDYVYVRRYSVDKENNLMVLVSRAVEHPSVPEDPEYVRVRTYESQMVIRPHKTFDENGFDYLLTYSDNPQTVFPRYCVSWMVSSGMPDFLEKLHTAALKAKKMEIEVRDYMSAKPPESSGGSEGKASVAAAEHKSDGTRSPAQLEYA
- the STARD7 gene encoding stAR-related lipid transfer protein 7, mitochondrial isoform X1; its protein translation is MLQPRRPLVGLVARCARAARLGPRPPGPAEGPPAAGGQAGGGAGRRGLLGLLARQCSCVTGQRARRARRAWHRGSGGDGPAERSRRGGGGGGGAWWWWRLLRARPAFAATGRLMATLAGVFVWDGQRIEEEELQRSAQEMKHMENISSLFQASSPGEYQRSEPKSEREAVAVPGEQPWEMIMDKKHFKLWRRPIEGTHLYQYRVFGSYTDVTPRQFFNVQLDTEYRKKWDSLVIKLDVIERDLATGSEVIHWVTHFPYPMYSRDYVYVRRYSVDKENNLMVLVSRAVEHPSVPEDPEYVRVRTYESQMVIRPHKTFDENGFDYLLTYSDNPQTVFPRYCVSWMVSSGMPDFLEKLHTAALKAKKMEIEVRDYMSAKPPESSGGSEGKASVAAAEHKSDGTRSPAQLEYA